In one window of Qipengyuania gaetbuli DNA:
- the nagZ gene encoding beta-N-acetylhexosaminidase codes for MLPVIFGISGPELTAEERAFFKDADPAGYILFARNCENREQMRRLTDDLRAIHGRDRLIVSIDQEGGRVSRMKPPEWPKFPAGEAFARLFEIAPASAIEAARVNAEAIARELARVGVSVDFHAPFDVRRPETDNVIGDRALGSDPMQVAALGRAVLDGMGHAGVVGCLKHMPGHGRATVDSHKELPRVEASEAELEVDIEPFRSLASHPLGMSAHIVFTAWDAHRPATLSPDVIGNVIRGKIGFDGLLLSDDIDMQALEGTIPERCEKALAAGCDIALNCWARMDDQIAIANRIGAMGDAATARLERVHALMGDPMDEVEIGHLLAKRDALLAVAEHAA; via the coding sequence ATGTTGCCCGTAATCTTCGGCATTTCCGGCCCCGAACTGACGGCCGAGGAACGCGCCTTTTTCAAGGACGCCGATCCGGCGGGCTACATCCTGTTCGCGCGCAATTGCGAAAACCGCGAGCAGATGCGGCGGCTGACCGACGATTTGCGGGCCATCCATGGCCGTGACCGCCTGATCGTCTCCATCGACCAGGAAGGCGGACGCGTTTCGCGCATGAAGCCCCCCGAATGGCCGAAATTCCCTGCCGGCGAGGCATTCGCGCGCCTGTTCGAAATCGCCCCGGCATCCGCGATCGAGGCCGCCCGCGTGAATGCGGAAGCGATTGCCCGCGAACTCGCCCGAGTCGGTGTCAGCGTGGATTTCCATGCCCCCTTCGACGTGCGGCGACCCGAAACGGACAATGTCATCGGCGACCGGGCCTTGGGCAGCGACCCGATGCAGGTGGCAGCGCTCGGTCGCGCCGTGCTCGACGGGATGGGGCATGCAGGCGTGGTCGGCTGCCTCAAGCACATGCCGGGCCACGGCCGCGCCACGGTCGACAGCCACAAGGAACTGCCCCGCGTCGAAGCCAGCGAGGCGGAGCTCGAAGTCGATATCGAACCGTTCCGCTCGCTTGCCAGCCACCCCTTGGGCATGAGCGCGCATATCGTTTTCACTGCCTGGGATGCGCATCGCCCGGCAACGCTTTCGCCCGATGTGATCGGCAATGTCATTCGCGGGAAGATCGGCTTCGACGGCCTGCTCCTGTCCGACGATATCGACATGCAGGCGCTCGAAGGCACGATCCCCGAACGCTGCGAAAAGGCGCTGGCCGCCGGATGCGACATCGCCCTCAACTGCTGGGCGCGCATGGACGACCAGATCGCCATTGCGAACCGGATCGGCGCGATGGGCGATGCAGCGACCGCGCGCCTCGAACGCGTCCACGCGCTGATGGGCGATCCCATGGACGAGGTCGAGATCGGCCACCTCCTCGCCAAGCGCGATGCGCTGCTCGCGGTGGCGGAGCATGCGGCATGA
- a CDS encoding segregation and condensation protein A produces the protein MSDGLLFGDAPDQADDWDGIAAEAPVDDGALYLELDGWEGPLDLLLDLARRQKVDLREISILALVEQYLDYIDKAEALKLELAADYLVMAAWLAYLKSAMLLPKEEQEDPSPEELALRLQLRLQRLGAMRDAAARLMGGDRIGRDVFLRGAPEGLAIVRKTQWHCDQFALIEAYGRVKARTAPAIHMVRERPVMTLDSALERVSNMLGVTLEWMEIRDFLPPHAEPRLKRSALASSFVAALELARLGKAELAQEDIFGPLRLRRVS, from the coding sequence ATGAGCGACGGGCTGCTCTTCGGCGACGCGCCCGATCAGGCGGACGACTGGGACGGCATTGCCGCCGAAGCGCCGGTCGATGACGGCGCGCTCTACCTCGAACTCGACGGGTGGGAAGGGCCGCTCGACCTGCTGCTGGACCTCGCACGGCGCCAGAAGGTCGACCTGCGCGAGATTTCGATCCTCGCGCTGGTCGAGCAATACCTCGACTACATCGACAAGGCCGAGGCGCTGAAGCTGGAACTGGCGGCGGACTATCTCGTGATGGCCGCCTGGCTTGCCTACCTCAAGTCCGCGATGCTGCTGCCCAAGGAAGAGCAGGAGGATCCGAGCCCGGAAGAACTGGCGCTCAGGCTCCAGCTGCGCCTCCAGCGGCTTGGCGCGATGCGCGATGCGGCAGCGCGCCTCATGGGCGGCGACCGTATCGGGCGCGACGTGTTCCTGCGCGGGGCACCCGAAGGCCTCGCCATTGTCCGCAAGACGCAGTGGCACTGCGACCAGTTCGCGCTGATCGAGGCCTACGGACGGGTCAAGGCGCGCACCGCGCCGGCCATCCACATGGTGCGCGAACGGCCCGTGATGACGCTCGACAGCGCGCTCGAACGCGTGTCGAACATGCTGGGCGTGACGCTGGAATGGATGGAAATCCGCGATTTTCTGCCGCCGCATGCCGAACCGCGCCTCAAGCGCTCGGCGCTCGCATCGAGCTTCGTAGCCGCGCTCGAACTCGCCCGGCTCGGCAAGGCCGAGCTTGCGCAGGAGGACATTTTCGGCCCGCTGCGCCTGAGGCGCGTGTCGTGA
- the scpB gene encoding SMC-Scp complex subunit ScpB, with the protein MTELERAIEAALFAAEEPMSVDALAGFLGDAATSDVRDALAVLAETYAERGVHLVERGKRWHFETAPDLAHLLRKEKEQVRRLSRAATEVLAIIAYHEPVSRAEIESIRGVQTSGGTLDVLMEAGWVKIAGRREVPGRPTIYATTPEFLDHFGLSSRRDLPGIAELRATGLLDPVDDAFEELTAMPDEEDESEDAS; encoded by the coding sequence GTGACCGAACTGGAACGCGCGATCGAAGCGGCGCTGTTCGCGGCCGAGGAACCGATGAGCGTGGATGCGCTTGCCGGGTTCCTGGGCGATGCGGCGACGTCGGACGTGCGCGATGCACTGGCAGTGCTGGCGGAAACCTATGCCGAACGCGGCGTCCACTTGGTCGAGCGCGGCAAGCGCTGGCATTTCGAGACCGCGCCCGACCTTGCCCATTTGCTGCGCAAGGAAAAGGAACAGGTCCGCCGCCTCAGCCGCGCCGCGACAGAAGTGCTGGCGATCATCGCCTATCACGAACCCGTAAGCCGCGCCGAAATCGAATCGATCCGCGGCGTCCAGACATCTGGCGGCACGCTGGACGTGCTGATGGAAGCGGGCTGGGTGAAGATCGCCGGGCGGCGGGAAGTGCCCGGGCGCCCCACGATCTACGCGACGACGCCCGAATTCCTCGACCATTTCGGCCTTTCCAGCCGCCGGGACCTGCCCGGAATCGCGGAATTGCGCGCTACCGGCCTGCTCGATCCGGTCGACGACGCGTTCGAGGAACTCACCGCGATGCCGGACGAGGAAGACGAGAGCGAAGACGCAAGCTGA
- the tatA gene encoding twin-arginine translocase TatA/TatE family subunit, whose translation MSLGPWQLIIIAIVILVLFGRGRISEMMGDFGKGIKSFKQGMNEDDAKPTKHLEHEAKPASEGLTEDQVKSTSDTK comes from the coding sequence ATGTCGCTCGGCCCCTGGCAGCTCATCATTATCGCCATCGTCATCCTCGTCCTGTTCGGCCGCGGCCGCATTTCCGAGATGATGGGCGATTTCGGCAAGGGCATCAAAAGCTTCAAGCAGGGCATGAACGAAGACGACGCCAAGCCGACCAAGCACCTCGAACACGAGGCGAAGCCCGCCAGCGAAGGGCTGACCGAAGACCAGGTCAAGTCGACGTCCGACACCAAGTAA
- the tatB gene encoding Sec-independent protein translocase protein TatB, producing MFDIGASELLVIVIVAILVIGPKDMPRAMRSAGRWIGKLRRMSTHFRAGIDEMVRQAEIEDMEKQWADRNKEIMAKYPTGNEPEGGAPDSEMTPMAPAADPADADAAAEAAIKRAAPKKAPEHGGPAEAEPGLPLGDVPPPPPAKGES from the coding sequence ATGTTCGATATCGGCGCCAGCGAACTGCTGGTGATTGTCATCGTGGCGATCCTCGTGATCGGCCCGAAGGACATGCCGCGTGCCATGCGTAGCGCCGGACGCTGGATCGGCAAGCTGCGCCGCATGTCCACCCATTTCCGCGCCGGCATCGACGAGATGGTCCGGCAGGCGGAAATCGAGGACATGGAAAAGCAGTGGGCCGACCGCAACAAGGAAATCATGGCCAAGTATCCGACCGGCAACGAGCCGGAAGGCGGCGCGCCCGATAGCGAAATGACGCCCATGGCTCCTGCGGCGGACCCGGCGGATGCCGACGCTGCGGCAGAGGCGGCAATCAAGCGGGCCGCGCCGAAGAAAGCGCCGGAACATGGCGGCCCCGCCGAGGCGGAGCCGGGCCTGCCGCTTGGTGACGTACCGCCCCCTCCGCCGGCCAAGGGCGAGAGCTGA
- the tatC gene encoding twin-arginine translocase subunit TatC, which yields MAFEIKDIDESQAPLLDHLMELRTRLVRCVAALVVAFGACLYFADDILGFLIQPLKSSFPDGKGQLIFTKLYEVFFVELKVALFAGFCIAFPYIANQLWAFIAPGLYAREKKAFLPFLIATPFLFTCGAALAYYVVMPTAFEWFLGFEGTAGGLEINALPTANEYLGLVMQFILAFGMSFLLPVLLLLLHRAGIVTREQLVNARRYVIVLVVIVAAIITPPDPGSQLLLAIPLLLLFEGSLVLMRIFDKRDAKEKAAEEPAADQSAS from the coding sequence ATGGCCTTCGAGATCAAGGACATCGACGAAAGCCAGGCGCCGCTGCTCGACCACCTGATGGAACTGCGCACGCGGCTGGTCCGCTGCGTCGCCGCGCTGGTGGTGGCGTTCGGCGCGTGCCTCTATTTCGCGGACGACATCCTCGGCTTCCTGATCCAGCCGCTCAAATCGTCCTTTCCCGACGGCAAGGGGCAGCTGATCTTTACCAAGCTTTACGAGGTGTTCTTCGTCGAGCTGAAAGTGGCGCTGTTCGCAGGCTTCTGCATCGCGTTTCCCTATATCGCGAACCAGCTCTGGGCGTTCATCGCGCCGGGGCTCTATGCGCGCGAGAAGAAGGCATTTCTGCCCTTCCTGATCGCGACGCCGTTCCTGTTCACCTGCGGCGCGGCGCTGGCCTATTACGTCGTGATGCCGACCGCTTTCGAGTGGTTCCTCGGCTTCGAGGGCACGGCAGGCGGGCTCGAAATCAATGCCCTGCCGACAGCCAACGAATATCTCGGCCTCGTGATGCAGTTCATCCTCGCCTTCGGGATGAGCTTCCTGCTCCCCGTCCTTCTGCTGCTGCTGCATCGCGCAGGCATCGTGACGCGCGAACAGCTGGTCAATGCACGGCGCTATGTCATCGTGCTGGTCGTGATCGTGGCAGCGATCATCACGCCGCCCGACCCGGGTTCGCAGCTGTTGCTCGCCATCCCGCTGCTGCTGTTGTTCGAAGGCTCGCTCGTGCTGATGCGCATCTTCGACAAGCGCGACGCGAAGGAAAAGGCGGCGGAAGAACCCGCCGCCGATCAGTCCGCGTCGTAG
- a CDS encoding amidohydrolase gives MKKTLVAALLATTVAVPAQADVLVDNVTGITMDADGKVKRFEALVIDDDGKVAKVIGRGEDRPRTDYREDGKGRVMLPGMIDAHVHVMGVGFGALTLDLSETNSLEEALDKIRTFAAENEARPWILGRGWNQEKWGLGRFPTAAELDSAVADRPVYLERVDGHAGWANSLAMQAAGITAQSKSPAGGRIETLPGSKQPSGVFVDAAEELMRKAIPAPRANERDLALAEAQKVFHRYGITAVADMGTTIEDWQAFRRAGDMGALNLRIMSYASGPEQMVLIGGSGPSPWLYDDKLRMNGVKLYLDGALGSRGAWLKRPYADDPGNYGLPLQTPAQLRNILVRAAQGGFQPAVHAIGTAANAEVLNAVNEIAESFDGDRRWRIEHAQIIDPVDLPKIAENGIIASMQPLHQTSDRLMAEARLGMDRLEGAYAWNTVLQLGGKLAFGSDAPVEPSDVFAGYAAAITRMDANGQPFGGWLPKERVNREEALAGFTSDAAYAGFAEGRFGRLLPGERADFILVDRDPLMATPEEIRATKVLETWVGGRKVYDAD, from the coding sequence ATGAAGAAGACACTTGTTGCCGCCCTGCTCGCCACCACCGTCGCCGTGCCCGCACAGGCCGACGTGCTCGTCGACAACGTGACCGGCATCACCATGGATGCCGACGGCAAGGTGAAGCGGTTCGAGGCGCTGGTGATCGATGACGATGGCAAGGTGGCGAAGGTTATCGGCCGGGGCGAGGACCGCCCGCGCACCGACTACCGCGAGGATGGCAAGGGCCGCGTCATGCTGCCCGGCATGATCGATGCGCACGTCCACGTGATGGGCGTCGGCTTCGGCGCGCTGACGCTGGACCTGTCCGAAACGAATTCGCTTGAGGAAGCGCTCGACAAGATCCGCACCTTTGCTGCCGAAAACGAAGCCCGTCCGTGGATCCTCGGGCGCGGCTGGAACCAGGAAAAATGGGGCCTAGGCCGCTTCCCGACCGCTGCCGAACTCGACAGCGCCGTGGCCGATCGCCCGGTTTATCTCGAGCGCGTCGACGGCCATGCCGGCTGGGCCAACAGCCTCGCCATGCAGGCCGCAGGGATCACCGCGCAGAGCAAGTCTCCTGCAGGCGGCAGGATCGAAACCCTGCCCGGCTCGAAACAGCCCAGCGGCGTCTTCGTCGATGCTGCCGAGGAACTCATGCGCAAGGCCATCCCGGCACCGCGTGCCAACGAGCGCGACCTCGCGCTCGCCGAGGCGCAGAAAGTCTTCCACCGCTACGGAATCACGGCGGTCGCCGACATGGGCACCACGATCGAGGACTGGCAGGCCTTCCGCCGCGCCGGCGACATGGGTGCGCTGAACCTGCGCATCATGTCCTACGCCTCGGGGCCCGAACAGATGGTGCTGATCGGCGGATCGGGCCCCTCGCCCTGGCTCTACGACGACAAGCTGCGCATGAACGGCGTGAAGCTCTATCTCGACGGCGCGCTGGGCAGCCGCGGGGCATGGCTCAAGCGCCCCTATGCCGACGATCCGGGCAATTACGGCCTCCCGCTGCAGACCCCAGCGCAGCTTCGCAACATCCTCGTGCGCGCCGCACAGGGCGGCTTCCAGCCGGCAGTCCACGCCATCGGCACGGCTGCCAATGCGGAAGTGCTGAACGCGGTGAACGAGATCGCGGAAAGCTTCGACGGCGATCGCCGCTGGCGGATCGAACACGCGCAGATCATCGATCCGGTCGACCTGCCGAAGATCGCGGAAAACGGCATCATCGCCTCGATGCAGCCGCTCCACCAGACGTCCGATCGCCTGATGGCCGAGGCGCGGCTGGGCATGGACCGCCTCGAAGGCGCCTATGCCTGGAACACCGTGCTGCAACTGGGCGGCAAGCTGGCCTTCGGCTCGGACGCGCCGGTGGAACCGTCGGACGTCTTTGCCGGCTATGCAGCCGCGATCACGCGCATGGATGCGAACGGCCAGCCCTTCGGCGGCTGGCTGCCGAAGGAACGCGTCAATCGCGAGGAAGCTCTTGCCGGGTTCACCTCGGACGCGGCCTATGCTGGCTTTGCGGAAGGCCGCTTCGGCAGGCTGCTGCCGGGCGAGAGGGCCGACTTCATCCTGGTCGACCGCGACCCGCTGATGGCGACGCCGGAAGAAATCCGCGCGACCAAGGTGCTGGAAACCTGGGTCGGCGGCCGGAAGGTCTACGACGCGGACTGA
- a CDS encoding threonine ammonia-lyase — protein MTQANPLPTGEKATDLLTLDDVRAAAARIEGAVVKTSLMHSITLSEITGADIWLKFENHQFTAAYKERGALNALLHLSEEQRRRGVIAASAGNHSQGLSYHGRRLGVPVTIVMPSTTPSVKVMQTESVGGKVELFGETFDEAYAHARELERERGLTFVHPFDDPNVAAGQGTVALEMLEAKDDFDCLVVPIGGGGLMSGMATVAKALRPDIEMVGVQAQLFPSMYSAVTGEELPCGGDTLAEGIAVKQPGAFTSQVIRELVDEVLLVGEPKLEHAVSLLLQIEKTVVEGAGAAGLAAVLSYPERFAGKTVGLVLCGGNIDTRLLANVLLRDLARSGRLARLRITLQDRPGALYKVMREFNDHNVNIIEIYHQRIFTALPAKGLITEIECEARDGSQIDRLVKALEAKGYSVELAELE, from the coding sequence ATGACACAGGCCAATCCCCTGCCGACCGGAGAGAAGGCGACCGATCTCCTGACCCTCGACGATGTGAGGGCTGCTGCTGCGCGTATCGAAGGCGCAGTGGTCAAGACCTCGTTGATGCACTCCATCACCCTGTCGGAGATTACCGGGGCGGACATCTGGCTTAAGTTCGAGAACCACCAGTTCACGGCCGCCTACAAGGAACGCGGCGCGCTGAATGCCTTGCTCCACCTGTCGGAAGAACAGCGCCGCCGCGGCGTTATCGCGGCGTCTGCAGGCAACCACTCGCAGGGCCTGTCCTATCACGGGCGCAGGCTGGGCGTTCCCGTGACTATCGTGATGCCCTCGACCACGCCCAGCGTGAAAGTGATGCAGACCGAAAGCGTCGGCGGGAAGGTCGAGCTGTTCGGCGAGACCTTCGACGAGGCCTATGCCCATGCGCGCGAGCTGGAGCGGGAACGCGGCCTCACCTTCGTCCACCCCTTCGACGACCCCAATGTCGCGGCAGGGCAGGGCACGGTCGCGCTCGAGATGCTGGAGGCAAAGGACGATTTCGACTGCCTCGTCGTGCCGATCGGCGGCGGCGGCCTGATGAGCGGCATGGCGACGGTCGCCAAGGCGCTGCGCCCCGATATAGAGATGGTCGGCGTGCAGGCCCAGCTGTTCCCCTCGATGTATTCCGCCGTGACCGGCGAGGAATTGCCGTGCGGCGGCGACACGCTGGCGGAGGGCATAGCGGTCAAGCAGCCCGGTGCCTTTACCAGCCAGGTCATCCGCGAACTGGTCGACGAGGTCCTGCTGGTCGGCGAACCCAAGCTGGAACACGCCGTGTCGCTGCTTCTCCAGATCGAGAAGACCGTCGTCGAAGGTGCTGGCGCTGCGGGTCTAGCCGCCGTCCTGTCCTATCCCGAACGCTTTGCCGGCAAGACCGTCGGCCTTGTGCTGTGCGGCGGCAATATCGACACCCGCCTGCTCGCCAACGTGCTGCTGCGCGACCTTGCCCGCAGCGGGCGGCTGGCGCGCCTCAGGATCACGCTGCAGGACCGCCCCGGCGCGCTCTACAAGGTGATGCGCGAGTTCAACGACCACAACGTCAACATCATCGAGATCTACCACCAGCGCATTTTCACCGCGCTTCCCGCCAAGGGCCTGATCACCGAGATCGAGTGCGAGGCGCGCGACGGCAGCCAGATCGACCGCCTGGTCAAGGCGCTGGAAGCCAAGGGCTATTCGGTCGAACTGGCCGAGCTGGAATAG
- a CDS encoding arginyltransferase translates to MTAPIRFPRFFVTSPAPCPYLPGKSERKVFTELRGQSADELNEALGRIGFRRSQTVAYRPSCLDCQACVSVRVVANEFKPSGSQKRTLKANSDIEVAECRPWATDEQYELLRKYLAHRHPGGGMAEMDESDFADMVEHTPVSSYVVEYREPGVGSQPGRLIGACLTDVQGDGLSMIYSFYDPDIEDRAGLGNFIILDHIRRAAAQGLPYVYLGYWVEGSERMQYKVRYRPLERLTRGGWERMPEDEQKRLITAATRPRVARTVEPLPAKDGSQREYKLAD, encoded by the coding sequence GTGACGGCCCCGATCCGCTTCCCCCGCTTCTTCGTGACGAGCCCTGCGCCGTGCCCGTATCTGCCGGGCAAGAGCGAGCGAAAGGTGTTCACGGAACTGCGCGGGCAGAGCGCGGACGAACTCAACGAAGCGCTCGGGCGAATCGGGTTCCGGCGCAGCCAGACGGTCGCCTACCGGCCCTCCTGCCTCGACTGCCAGGCCTGCGTCTCGGTCCGCGTCGTCGCCAACGAATTCAAGCCTTCCGGCAGCCAGAAGCGCACGCTGAAGGCGAACAGCGATATCGAAGTCGCCGAATGCCGCCCCTGGGCGACCGACGAACAGTACGAATTGCTGCGCAAGTATCTCGCTCATCGCCACCCCGGCGGCGGCATGGCAGAGATGGACGAATCCGACTTTGCGGATATGGTGGAACACACTCCGGTATCCAGCTATGTCGTTGAATATCGGGAGCCGGGAGTTGGGTCGCAGCCGGGACGGTTGATCGGCGCCTGTCTCACGGACGTGCAGGGCGACGGGCTGTCGATGATCTACAGCTTCTACGACCCTGATATTGAGGATCGTGCCGGGCTTGGAAATTTCATCATCCTCGACCACATCCGCCGGGCAGCCGCGCAGGGCCTGCCCTACGTCTACCTCGGCTATTGGGTCGAAGGGTCGGAGCGGATGCAGTACAAGGTGCGTTACCGCCCGCTCGAACGGCTTACCCGCGGAGGATGGGAACGCATGCCCGAAGACGAGCAGAAGCGCCTCATCACCGCAGCAACCCGGCCGCGCGTCGCTCGCACCGTCGAGCCCCTGCCGGCCAAGGACGGAAGCCAGCGCGAATACAAGCTGGCCGACTGA
- a CDS encoding autotransporter assembly complex protein TamA: MPAATQDQQAPERLEDLIPDSALDNPEEWAAQGTVEDTETTGDVVPEPETPIDAPPGFDLAWPDELEIDGFEPLEPEEDIQFADLDTGAPQVEFENAETEQLADNLILGFPQAEPPFTERGGFVARYEALSTIEELGSDDANVAQIAARAREDEELLNNLLRVYGYYNGEILRTIGALEPGEGEAEGRPVVRFDVIPGVRYRYGTIDLGNLRSAPDYNALRDVFNILPGDYLQSDTIIQEQFDLDRALGESGYAFARIEEPELLIDHDRQEGDLTLPVEPGGKYVFGEVTSNDPEFLSSRHLASIARFEPGDTYQRSLSMDLRRAVTATGLVSSVAITPREITAPQGDEPGVVAMDVEMTRAKLRTIAGAIGYGSEEGFRVQASWEHRNLFPPEGSLKVRGVAGTLEQLAGVTFRKNNFGGRDQVLTLDAYVSNLDTAAYDARTVAITGTYERLSTLLFQKPLAWALGAEILATDERNRVIGGIERPRRTYFVGSVFGRATIDTTDSLLDPTKGFRVTGFLAPETSRTGGEQYYYLRNQVDGSHYQSIGMDMVVAGRVRFASIQGAPLFAIPPSRRLYAGGGGSVRGYGYQKIGPVNDLLEPVGGRSLVEASVEARIGTGFFDGAVSIVPFFDLGAVSIESTPDFRFVKYGAGVGLRYDTGFGPLRLDVGVPLNPDEDDSPVAVYVSLGQAF, encoded by the coding sequence GTGCCTGCGGCTACGCAGGACCAGCAGGCGCCTGAACGGCTAGAGGACCTGATCCCCGACAGCGCTCTCGACAATCCCGAGGAGTGGGCAGCGCAGGGCACGGTTGAAGACACCGAGACCACCGGCGACGTCGTTCCCGAACCCGAAACGCCGATCGACGCTCCTCCCGGGTTCGATCTTGCATGGCCGGACGAACTGGAAATCGACGGTTTCGAGCCGCTCGAACCGGAAGAGGACATTCAGTTTGCCGATCTCGACACCGGCGCCCCGCAGGTCGAGTTCGAGAATGCCGAGACGGAGCAACTCGCCGACAATCTGATCCTCGGTTTCCCTCAGGCCGAACCACCCTTTACCGAGCGTGGCGGCTTCGTCGCCCGTTACGAGGCACTATCGACCATCGAGGAACTCGGTTCCGACGATGCCAATGTCGCGCAGATCGCCGCCCGTGCGCGCGAGGACGAGGAACTGCTCAACAACCTCCTGCGGGTCTATGGCTATTACAATGGCGAGATCCTCCGCACGATCGGAGCGCTGGAACCGGGCGAGGGCGAGGCCGAAGGCAGGCCGGTCGTGCGCTTCGATGTCATTCCGGGCGTGCGCTATCGCTACGGCACCATCGACCTCGGCAATCTGAGGAGCGCGCCCGACTACAACGCACTGCGCGATGTCTTCAACATCCTGCCCGGCGATTACCTCCAGAGCGACACGATCATCCAGGAACAGTTCGACCTCGACCGGGCCCTGGGCGAGAGCGGATATGCCTTCGCCAGGATCGAGGAACCCGAACTGCTGATCGATCACGACCGGCAGGAAGGCGACCTGACCCTGCCGGTGGAGCCGGGCGGTAAGTACGTGTTCGGCGAGGTCACCAGCAACGATCCCGAGTTCCTGTCCAGCCGTCACCTTGCCAGCATCGCGCGCTTCGAACCGGGCGATACCTACCAGCGCAGCCTGTCGATGGACCTGCGGCGCGCGGTGACCGCGACCGGCCTCGTGTCCTCCGTAGCGATTACGCCGCGCGAGATTACCGCGCCGCAAGGCGACGAGCCGGGCGTGGTGGCGATGGATGTCGAAATGACCCGCGCCAAGCTGCGCACCATTGCGGGCGCCATCGGCTACGGTTCGGAAGAAGGCTTCCGCGTCCAGGCAAGCTGGGAGCACCGCAACCTTTTCCCGCCCGAAGGTTCGCTCAAGGTACGCGGCGTGGCGGGTACGCTCGAACAATTGGCGGGCGTGACGTTCCGGAAGAACAATTTTGGCGGAAGAGATCAGGTGCTGACTCTCGATGCCTATGTGTCGAACCTCGACACGGCGGCGTACGACGCTCGGACTGTCGCAATAACGGGCACGTACGAACGGCTTTCCACGCTACTGTTCCAGAAACCCTTGGCTTGGGCACTAGGTGCCGAAATTCTGGCGACGGATGAACGCAATCGCGTCATTGGTGGCATCGAGCGGCCGCGTCGCACCTATTTCGTGGGATCAGTTTTCGGTCGCGCCACGATTGATACGACAGATTCGCTTCTCGATCCGACAAAGGGTTTCCGGGTCACCGGCTTTCTGGCACCAGAAACCTCACGGACAGGTGGTGAACAATATTACTACCTGCGCAACCAAGTCGACGGATCCCATTACCAGTCGATTGGCATGGATATGGTCGTGGCGGGGCGGGTCCGTTTCGCCAGCATTCAGGGTGCACCGTTGTTCGCCATCCCACCTTCGCGGCGCCTCTATGCAGGCGGGGGTGGTTCGGTACGCGGTTACGGGTACCAGAAGATCGGTCCGGTCAATGACTTGCTCGAGCCGGTCGGTGGACGCAGCCTCGTCGAAGCTTCGGTTGAAGCGCGCATAGGAACGGGTTTCTTCGACGGGGCAGTTTCAATCGTACCCTTCTTCGATCTCGGCGCCGTTTCCATCGAATCGACGCCTGATTTTCGCTTTGTAAAATACGGTGCAGGCGTTGGCCTCAGGTATGACACGGGCTTCGGTCCGCTGCGCCTTGATGTCGGTGTTCCCCTCAACCCAGACGAAGACGATTCACCTGTCGCGGTTTACGTTTCGCTGGGGCAGGCGTTCTGA